The genomic segment GCGAAGCATCCTTCCAGCTGCTGTTCGACAATAATCCAGTGCCGATGTGGGTCTGTGACCGTGCAACTTTGCGCTGCCTGGCTGTCAATCAGGCGGCGATCGATCACTACGGTCACCCGCGCGAAAGTTTCTTGGAGCTGCGGCTGACCGATCTGCGGGCAGTGCAGGCCGATGGCGACGCTGAGGTGCCGTCCTTCGGCACTGAGGCCGAGAGGCTGGAGCATCATCGCAAGAGCGACGGCAGTTTGATCGACGTGTCGATCTATGCCCGCGAGTTGGTTTACGACGGCGTCGACGCGGTGCTGATGTCGATGATCGATATCACCGATCGTCGGCTGGCGGAGCGTCGGATCGCCCATCTGGCACATCACGATATGCTCACCGGCCTTTTCAATCGGGCTGCCTTTACCGAGAGGCTCGACGATTTGTTGCGACAGGGCGACAAGCCGTTCGCGCTGCTGCTGGTGGATCTCGACCACTTCAAGGAAGTGAATGATATATTCGGACACGTCGTCGGTGACGCCTTCCTCAGCGCGGTCGCAGAGCGCCTGAGAGGGCCGGCGGCCGGTTACTTCCTGGCCCGGATCGGCGGCGATGAATTTGTGATCATCGCGGAGGGCAGCCAGCCGGATACAGCGCTGCAACTGGCCGAGCGGCTCTTGGCCATCTCCTCCGAGACGCTGTCGTTGCAGGGCCACGAGGTCGACATAGGCCTCAGCATCGGGATCGCGCTGTACCCCGACAACGGCGCCGACGCCGTTACGCTGATCGCAAACGCCGACGCGGTGCTATACCGCGTCAAGGGCGAAGGGCGAGGCAGTGCCCGCCTGTTCGAGCCGGACATGGACCACAAGATCCACGAGCGCCACGCTTTGGTGCGTGAATTGCGGCACGCCGTCGAGCGCGACGAACTCGTTCTTCACTATCAGCCACAGATTGCCGCGGACGGCCGCATTGCCGGCTTCGAGGCACTGGTGCGGTGGCTGCATCCCCGCCACGGGTTGCTGTCGCCCGGCCGGTTCATCGCGCTGGCCGAGGAGACCGGACTGATCGGCGACCTAGGGGAGTGGGTGTTGCGAGAGGCGTGTCGCGAAGCTGCGACTTGGCGGAAGCCACTCACTGTCGCCGTCAATCTGTCCCCGCTGCAGTTCCGGCAGAAGGATCTGTTCCAACTCATTCACGGCGTGCTGTTCGAGTCCGGGTTGCCACCCTTCCGGTTGGAGCTGGAGATCACCGAGAGCGTTCTGATGAACGATCGCATGGGCGCAATCAGCGCGCTGCGGCAGATCAAGGCGCTAGGTGTTCAGATCGCTCTGGACGATTTCGGCACCGGCTATTCCTCGCTGTCCTATCTGCAGTCGTTTCCGTTCGACAAGATCAAGCTCGACGCGCAGTTCGTAGCCGAACTCGGCTCGGGACCGCGGGCCGCGACTCTGATCCGCGGCGTCATCGCACTCGGGCATGGGCTCGACATGACGATGATCGCTGAAGGTGTGGAAACCGAAGCGCAACGTTCGTTCCTTCTGTCGGAGCGGATCGATCAGTTGCAGGGTTATCTGATCGGCCGTCCGATGCCGATCGAGAATTACGCCGCAATAATCGGCCTGGCCGCCGCTGCATGCGGAATGCCGGAGAGGACCGTTATGGCGTGACGGCAACGGTCGGCGTCAAGGAACCGATCCGATCGACGCCCGGCAGCGTAGGCCTCAGGGATATTTCGGACGTGTCGTCCTGTCTGGATGTATTCTGTCGGATCACTCTCCGAATGTTCGTGCTGTTAGAAGCGATTTCATCGGAACAGTTTTCCAAGAACACCGAAGCGCGGCGTAGGACTATCTTTCTTTCGTATCGCGACTAGTCACCGCATCGCCGACATCGCAAATATGCGAGCAGAATGCGGCTGGGTCGTATGAACGGTCGCTGCCGTGGAAACTGCTGACATCGGGTAGGTCATGACGAGACTTCCGCTACGAACCATTGAGGACGCGCCGGACGATGCCAAGCCGCGGCTGGTAGCGGCCGAAAAGAGCAACGGCTTCCTGCCGAACCTTGTGCGATTGCTCGCGAACGCGCCGGTGGCACTGGACGCGTATCAGACATTGGGAGCGATCAATGCGCGCGCGAGCCTGACGCTCGCCGAGCGTGAGGCCGTGCAGATTACGGCGGCGACCGTTCATGGTTGCGGCTTCTGCGTCGCCGGTCACACGGCGCTCGCCTACAAGCAGGCGGGCCTCTTGGAGGACGTCGTCGCGCCACTCCGCGAAGGTGCTCACGGCCCCGATGCAGGGCTCAACGCGGTTGCGGATTTCACGCGTGCCGTGATCCGGTCGCGCGGCGCGGTCGAGGGCGACGAACTTGCCGCTTTTCGAGCGGCTGGCTTCACCGATGCCGCGGCGCTGGAGGTCGTTCTCGGCGTCAGCCTCGCGACCTTGTGTAACTTCGCCAACAATCTCGGCCAGCCCGCACTCAATCCGCAGCTGGAGCCTTTCGCTTGGCACAAGTCCGCCCAGGCGGCCGAATAGCAGCGTCGCGAGCCACGAGATGTCCGGCGTTCCGACTGGGTTGATGGACTGGCTGACGTCCCATGCCGATGCGCTCGACACCAGTGCGGTGCGGGCCGCAGAGGTCCTGCCGCGGCTGGGCGAAGCGGGCCTGTTCCGTCTCGGCGTCGCCGCCGCGTCGGGCGGTGTCGGCGGCGACGTGACAGACGCCGTCTCGGCGATCGCCGCCGTCTCCGAGCTGTCGCTGGCAGCGGGTTTCGTGTTCTGGGGGCAGCGCACATTCATCGAGTATCTGCTGCAGAGCCCTAACGCCGCTCTGCGCGAACACAAGCTTCCCGATCTGCTCGCGGGCCGCCGGGCCGGCGCGACCGGGCTCTCCAACGCAATGAAGTTTCTGTCGGGATTTGAACCCCTGCAGATCAAATCCCGCAACCAGGGTCGCGACAAGCGCATCGACGGAAAGCTGCCCTGGGTCACCAATCTGCAGCCGGGTGGTTTCGACGTTGCAGCGGCGATTGAGGACGAACGCGGCGTTGCTTTCGTCGCGAGCCTGTCGTCCGACGACCGCGGACTGCGGCGATCACCCGATCTGGAGTTGATGGCGCTGCGCGGAACCAGCACGGCGGCGATCATCCTCGACGATGTGGTGATCTCTCCCGATCGGATCATTCACCCCGACGCGTGGGCCTGGCTGCCGACGGTGAGGCCGGCGTTTCTCGGCCTGCAATGTGGCATGTCGATTGGGTTGGCGCGGCGATCGATCACCGAGGCGTCGCGCGGTCTGGAGGCGGGCCGCGACATCCTCGCCGAGCCGCTCAAGCTCCTTGCAAAGGATCTGGCAAGAAACAAGGCGCAGCTGTTCGAGGGCTTGCTGGACGGGCGCTTCGAAGCAAGACCGGCGGCGTTGTTCCGTCTGCGGATCCGGCTTGCGGAGATCGCGCTCGAGGCGGTGCAGCTCGAACTGTCCGCGGCCGGCGGCAAGGCCTATCTGTCGCAGCCCGGACGCGAATTTCAACGGCGCTGGCGCGAGGCCGCTTTCATTCCGGTAATCACGCCGAGCCTCGTACAATTGAATACTGCGCTGCGCGCACACGAACAGCCGTCTGCGATCGGTGAACCCGCATGAGCGTATCGCCGGTCCTGGAGGCCAACGCCATTGCGCTGAACTACGCCGGCAATGGACCCGCGGTGCTGGAGGGCTTCGATTTCGCGCTGCAGGCGGGTGAGGTGGTCAGCATCCTCGGAGCCAGCGGGGTGGGCAAGTCCAGCCTGTTGCGAGTCATGGCCGGATTGCAGCGGCCGACCGATGGCGCCGTGCTGGTCAATGGCATCGCCGTCGAAGGTGCCCATCCGCGCGTCGCGATCGCCTTCCAGGACCCCAGTTTGCTGCCGTGGCTGACACTCGAGCGCAACGTCGCGTTTGGGCTCGATTTCAAGCACCAGCCGGAGCTTTCTGGTGATGAATTGCGTCGTCGCGTCGATACCGCGATTCAGGATGTCGGCCTGGTACATGCGCGGCGGCACTATCCGGCGCAACTATCCGGCGGAATGGCACAGCGCACGGCGCTGGCGCGCTGCTTGGCGCGGAGGCCGGAGATCCTGCTGCTCGACGAGCCGTTCGGCGCGCTCGACGAGGTGACGCGGGGCGAGATGCAGCATCTGCTCCTGGCGGTGGTGCGCACCTATCGCACCGCTGCCGTCCTGATCACCCACGACATCGACGAAGCGCTGCTGCTGTCCGATCGCGTGCTGCTGCTTGGCGGCGCGCCGGCGTCGGAGATCGGCGCCTGGCGGATCGACCTGCCGAAGCCGCGCGAAGATTACGTCGCCGAACTGGGCCAGATCCGAATCGAGATCTTGCGCACCCTGCGTGACACCGCAAAACGACACTGAGGGGACCGAACGATGGCCTTCGAAGACCAATTCTCCCGCCGCGACCTGATGAAGCTGTCGGCGCTGCTCACTGCTTCCGGCGCGCTGCCGCTGTTGCGGAGCTACGAGGCGCGCGCCCAGGAGGCCGACGCACCGGTGCGGATCGGCTATCTGCCCATCACCGACGCTACGCCGCTGCTGGTGGCGCATGGCAAGGGCTTCTTCGAAGCCGAAGGCCTCAAGGTGGAGAAGCCGGTGCTGTTGCGGAGCTGGGCACAGTTGCTGGAAGCGTTCATCTCCGGCCAGGTCAATGTCGTTCATCTGCTGTCGCCGATCACCGTATGGGCGCGGTTTGGCAGCAAGGCGCCAGCCAAGGTCGTCGCGTGGAATCATACCGGCGGTTCGGGCCTGACGGTGGCGCCGCAGATCGGCAGCGTGAAGGATCTCGGCGGCAAGACGATCGCGATTCCGTTCTGGTACTCGATCCACAACGTCGTGTTGCAGGCGCTGCTGCGCGAAAACGGCTTGACGCCGGTGACCAAGCGGACCGGCGAGCCTGCGGCGAGCGAAGTCAATCTGGTCGTGATGGCGCCGTCCGACATGGTGCCGGCGCTCGCATCCGGTCAGATCGCCGGCTTCATCGTCGCTGAGCCTTTCAACGCCACCGCGGAGACGCTCGGCGTCGGCAAGATCCTGCGCTTCACCGGCGACGTCTGGAAGGATCACGCCTGCTGCGTGGTGTTCATGCACGAGCGCGATCTGCAGCAGCGGCCGGAATGGACGCAGAAGGTGGTCAACGCGCAGGTCAAGGCCCAGCTCTGGATCCGCGGCAATCGGGCAGAGACCGCGGCACTGCTGTCGAAGGACGGCGTCAACAAGTACACGCCGCACGCCACCGCCGTGCTGGAGAAGGTACTGGCTGCGCCGGATGCGGACGTCGACGCGTATGTGAAGTCGGGTGCGATCCGTAATGCCGACTGGCGCGAGCGCCGCATCGATTTCCAGCCCTATCCGTTTCCCAGCTACACGGAAGAACTGGTGCGCCGTCTGAAGGACACGTTGATCGAGGGCGACCGCAGCTTCCTCGCCGCGCTCGACCCGGCGGCCGCCGCGAAGGAGTTGGTCGACGATCGCTTCGTCAAGGCGGCGGTGACGGCGGCGGGCGGGCTCGCCGCGTTCGGACTGCCGGATTCGTTCACGCGAACGGAAGTCGTGGTGGCGTGACGGCGAGCTGGACAAGCGCGGAAGCTAGCGCTGGCGTAGAGCGAGTCGGTCACTCTGGCGCCGTCGCCGCAGTGCGAAGCGCGACTGGGCGGCCCGCGCGTTGGCGTGGTCTGGCGACCAGCAGTCTGCTCGGCGCCGCCGGGCTGATCGTGTTGATTGTGCTGTGGTGGGTCGGAACCGACCTGATCGCGACGCCCGGCAGCTTCCTGCGGCATTTTTCGCCGACCAGCGCATTCGCCAGCCTTGCGCAACTCGTCACGCAATCCGATCTGCCGATTCATCTGCTGGTCAGCCTGCGCCGCATTCTGATCGGCCTCGGCATTGCGCTGCTGATCGGAGTGCCGGTCGGGCTCGCTGTGGGTAGCTCGCGTCTATTGAACGCGGCGACGTCGCCGGCCTTCCAGTTCCTGCGGATGATCTCTCCGCTGTCGTGGATGCCGATCGCTGTGATGGTGTTCGGCGTCGGCGACAGGCCGATCTATTTCCTACTGGCATTCTCCGTGGTGTGGCCGATCCTGCTCTCGACCGCCGATGGGGTCCGACGGCTGGAGCCGAGCTGGCTGCGGCTTGCCGCTAGCCTATCGGCGACGCGGTGGGAGACTTTGCGGCACGTCATCGTCCCCGGCGTGCTCGGTCATGTGCTGATCGGCCTGCGTCTCGCCATCGGCATCGTCTGGATTGTACTGGTGCCATGCGAAATGCTCGGCGTTTCGGCGGGGCTCGGTTACTTCATCCTGGATACGCGCGACCGGCTCGCCTAATCCGAACTGATGGCGATGGTGCTGCTGATCGGGCTACTCGGCTTTCTGCTCGATGCCGGCGCTCGCGCGCTGTATCGGCTCGCAGCGCGTAGCAGCTAGGGGCGATGACCATGTCCGACCATCCGTCGCTGAAGATCGCGATCGCCGGAAAAGGCGGCGTCGGCAAGACGACCGTCGCGGCGGCGCTGGCGCGCGCATTCACTCAGCGTGATCTGAAGGTGCTGGCAATCGACGCCGATCCCGACGCTAATCTGGCGAGCGGCTTGCCGCTCGACCGCACCGACCTTGCGCCTGCGCCCTTGGCGGCGCGCCGCGATTTGCTACGCGCTACGGCCAGCCAGCAAGGTGCATTGCCGGCTGGCCTGTTCCTGCTCAATCCGGTGATCGACGATGTGCCGATCCCGACCGTGTCCTGGGGCGGACGGCATCGCCTGGTGGTGCTGGGCTGGACAGGGCATGGCGGGCAGGGCTGCTATTGCGACGAGACCGCTGTTTTGAAACGGGTGCTGCAACGTATCGTCGCCGAGGCCGGCGAAGTGATCATCATCGATGGTGAACCAGGCCTCGAACATCTCAGTCGCGGCACGCTGGGGAGCGTTGACGTGTTGATCGCGGTGCTTGAACCCGGACGTCGCAGCGTGCAGACGGCGCTGACGATCCGCAGCCTGGCGGAGGATCTCGGCATTCCGCATTGCCTGCCGTTGCTGAGCGGCAGTCACGATGAGGTGGACGCGCGGCAGATCGAGCAGCAGTTGGGCGACTGGCCGTTGCTCGGCAGGCTGCCGTTCGACGCCGCCATTGCTCGGGCCGATCTCGACGGCGGATTGCCGCAGTTCGGCGCGGCCTATCAGGATGAGATCGACCGGGTCGTCGCGCAGCTAGTTGCGCTCGATCACCAACCACACGGCGCGCCGCGGTTCGCCCCGCGACCACACACCCATATCGGCGCTGACGGCCGGCCCTATACGCACAGCCATGGTGGAGCATCCGCCCACGACCACGAGCACTCCTGAACCATGGCAAAGCCCATCGAGCCATCTACTGGCAAGTCCGCTGCCAAATCGGTCAAGCAGTACAAGCGCGGATTTCCCGACAAGGCCGACGTGCTCGCACGCACGCCGGATCCTGGCGTGCGGGAGATGCTGGAGCACCTGGAGAGCTGCGGCGTCGACACCTGCTTCGACCGCTTCGATCGGCAGCAGCCTGGGTGCGATTTCGGATTGGAAGGGACCTGCTGCCGCATCTGCAACATGGGGCCCTGCCGCATCACGCCGAAGTCGTCGCAGGGCGTCTGCGGTGCTGATCAGGATCTGATGGTGGCGCGCAATCTGCTGCGTTCGCTCGCCGGCGGTGTCGCCGGCCACGGCACGCGCAGCCGTGAAGTGATCCTGGCCTTGAAGGCAGCCGCGCGCGGCGAGCTGCCGCAATCGCTGAAAGGGGAAGCGAAGATCCGTGCGGTCGCCAAGTCGTTCGGGCTCGATCCGGGCTCCAGCCTGAATGCGCTGGCCGAGCAGATCGCCGACATTCTGCTCGCCGACATGGCGCGCACCGAGCCGGGCATTCATCGCACGATGGCGTCGCTGGCGCCTGCCGAGCGCCTCGCGACCTGGGATGCGCTCGATATCATGCCGATCGGCTCCTATCACGAAGTGTTCGAGGCGCTCAGTCGCACTGGCGTCGGCACCGACGGCGATTGGCGCAACGTGATGCAGCAGTTTCTGCGCTGCGGCTTGGCGTTCTCCTGGAACAGCGTCACCGGTGGCGCGATCGCACAGGATTGCCTCTATGGCCCGCCGCGCCGCAGCCGGATCAAGACCGATTTCGCCGCGATCGAAACCGGTACCGTCAACATCGCGATCCACGGCCACTCGCCGGTGCTGGCTTCAGTTTTGGTGCGGCTCGCGGACGATCCCGCAATTGAAGCCAAGGCCAGAGATGCCGGCGCCGGCGGCCTCCGCTTCTACGGCATCTGCTGCACCGGCCTTTCGGTGCTGTATCGCGAGGGCGGCGTGGCGCCGCTCAGCAACGCGATGGGCGCCGAACTGGTGCTCGGCACTGGCGCCATCGATGCCTGGGTCGCCGATGTGCAGGACATCTACCCGTCGATCATGCAGGTCGCCGCCTGCTTCCACACCACGGTGATCACCACCAGCGACTCCGCGCGATTGCCCGGTGCGCTGCATATCGGCTTCGATCATGCGCACAGCAACTTCGCCGAGGTCGAGACGATGGCACACCGCATCCTCGATGTCGCGATCGCGACCTTCCGTCGGCGGAGTGCAGAAAAAGTGCATCTGCCCAAGCAGGGCTTCGATGCGGAAGTCGGTTTTTCGGCCGAGAACGTAATCGAATCGTTCGGCGGCGCGGCAGGATTGCTGGCGCATTTGCGCGAAGGCCGTATCCGCGGCGTGGTCAATCTAGTCGGCTGCAACAATCCGAAGGTGGTGTACGAGGAGGCCACAGTCATCGTCGCCCGGCATCTGCTCGCAAACGATGTCCTCGTGCTCACGAACGGCTGCGCGTCGTTTCCGTTGCTCAAGCTGGGGTTCTGCCGCCCCGAAGCGCTGGAGTGGAGCGGCGCAGCATCACGCGCGGCGCTCTCCGCGGCCGCGCTGCCTCCCGTGCTTCACATGGGCGAATGTCTCGACAACGCACGCGCCGTCGGCATCTTCCGCGCGCTGGCCGACGCCGCAGGGCTGCCGCTGAAGACCATGCCGTTCGCCTTCGTCAGTCCAGAGTGGTCCAACGAAAAGGGCATCGGCGCCGCGCTGGCGTTCCGGCTGCTTGGCATCGACTCCTATCACTGCGTGTATGGCGCAACGCTCGGTTCGGAGAAGGTGCAGCACTTCCTTGAGCATGACACTCGCGACCTGCTCGGCGCTGCCGCGATCGTCGACACCGACCCGGAGCAACTTGCGCGGCGCATCGTGCAGGACCTCGACCGTCGTCGCTCTACTTTGGCGGACGACTAAACTGCGATAATCCAGCGTTCGCGAGAACAATCATAGATTGAGCAAGCTGACCATGTTTCGTGGGATGACGTTGACAGCGCGATTGTTACTTTTGCTGTCGGGGTCGATAGAAAATCCAGCTCGAAAACGGCGGCACAACGAAATCCTGCTTCGTTGACTTCGATCAGACGTCGATTAGCTTGCCGCCGTCGCGACGCAATCGCGAGCAGCGATCGCGATCCTCCAGAACGAGCCGCGGCTTGCTTTACTTTCGTCCGCAGACGTGTCCGGAGTCCCGATGTCCAAGCTATACGTCGTCCACGAGAACCCGGCTTGGATCGGTGCCTTCGCCGACGCATTCGAGGCGCGCGGGTTGACGTGGCAGCAATGGCTGATCGAGGACGGGGCGTTGGATCTGTCGGCGATCCCGCCCGAAGGCGTGTTCTATAGCCGAATGAGCGCCTCGGCGCACACACGAGATCATCGTTATGCTCCCGAGTTGACGCTGGCTCTGCTGCTATGGCTAGAGCGCCACGGGCGGCGCGTCGTCAACGGCAGCACAGCGCTCGACCTGGAGATCAGCAAGGCGCGGCAGTATTCACGGCTGGAGAGCGCAGGCATCCGCGTTCCGCGTACCATTGTTGTCGCCAATAAGCACGAGATCGTGCGTGCTGCGGACGAGGCATTCGGCGACGCGCCGGTGATCCTGAAGCCGAACCGCGGTGGCAAGGGGCTTGGCGTCCGACTATTTCATACAGGCGCTGCGCTGGCCGATCATCTCGACAGCGCGGACTACGAGGAACCGGTCGACGGCATCCATCTGTTGCAGGAGTACATCGTCGCAGAAGAGCGGTTCATCACTCGGGCCGAGTTCGTCGGTGGCCGCTTTCTCTATGCGGTGCGGGTCGATACCAGCGACGGCTTCGAGCTGTGCCCTGCGGAGGCGTGCCAGGTCGGCGATGCGTTTTGTCCTGCAGGCAGTAATTCGCGCCCGAAATTCGAGATCGTTAGCGACATCGATCATGGCCTGAAGGCGAGCTATGAACGCTTCCTATCGGACAACGGAATCGAAATTGCCGGCATCGAGTTCATGGCCGGAGACGACGGCCGCGTCCTGACTTACGACATCAATACTAACACCAACTACAACCCTGCTGCCGAAGCCAGGGCTGGTCGCTCAGGTGCGCTAGCAGTCGCCGATTATCTCGGCAGCCTGCTTCGCACCCCCCACCCCCACGCCGCTTAACCCACGTAAAAGAAGGCAAACGCCCAATGGCCCGCGTCCGCTCGATCCCGTCCTCCGAACTGCCTG from the Rhodopseudomonas palustris genome contains:
- a CDS encoding ABC transporter permease, encoding MRSATGRPARWRGLATSSLLGAAGLIVLIVLWWVGTDLIATPGSFLRHFSPTSAFASLAQLVTQSDLPIHLLVSLRRILIGLGIALLIGVPVGLAVGSSRLLNAATSPAFQFLRMISPLSWMPIAVMVFGVGDRPIYFLLAFSVVWPILLSTADGVRRLEPSWLRLAASLSATRWETLRHVIVPGVLGHVLIGLRLAIGIVWIVLVPCEMLGVSAGLGYFILDTRDRLA
- a CDS encoding ATP-grasp domain-containing protein — its product is MSKLYVVHENPAWIGAFADAFEARGLTWQQWLIEDGALDLSAIPPEGVFYSRMSASAHTRDHRYAPELTLALLLWLERHGRRVVNGSTALDLEISKARQYSRLESAGIRVPRTIVVANKHEIVRAADEAFGDAPVILKPNRGGKGLGVRLFHTGAALADHLDSADYEEPVDGIHLLQEYIVAEERFITRAEFVGGRFLYAVRVDTSDGFELCPAEACQVGDAFCPAGSNSRPKFEIVSDIDHGLKASYERFLSDNGIEIAGIEFMAGDDGRVLTYDINTNTNYNPAAEARAGRSGALAVADYLGSLLRTPHPHAA
- a CDS encoding carboxymuconolactone decarboxylase family protein — its product is MALDAYQTLGAINARASLTLAEREAVQITAATVHGCGFCVAGHTALAYKQAGLLEDVVAPLREGAHGPDAGLNAVADFTRAVIRSRGAVEGDELAAFRAAGFTDAAALEVVLGVSLATLCNFANNLGQPALNPQLEPFAWHKSAQAAE
- a CDS encoding ABC transporter substrate-binding protein encodes the protein MAFEDQFSRRDLMKLSALLTASGALPLLRSYEARAQEADAPVRIGYLPITDATPLLVAHGKGFFEAEGLKVEKPVLLRSWAQLLEAFISGQVNVVHLLSPITVWARFGSKAPAKVVAWNHTGGSGLTVAPQIGSVKDLGGKTIAIPFWYSIHNVVLQALLRENGLTPVTKRTGEPAASEVNLVVMAPSDMVPALASGQIAGFIVAEPFNATAETLGVGKILRFTGDVWKDHACCVVFMHERDLQQRPEWTQKVVNAQVKAQLWIRGNRAETAALLSKDGVNKYTPHATAVLEKVLAAPDADVDAYVKSGAIRNADWRERRIDFQPYPFPSYTEELVRRLKDTLIEGDRSFLAALDPAAAAKELVDDRFVKAAVTAAGGLAAFGLPDSFTRTEVVVA
- a CDS encoding acyl-CoA dehydrogenase family protein, coding for MDWLTSHADALDTSAVRAAEVLPRLGEAGLFRLGVAAASGGVGGDVTDAVSAIAAVSELSLAAGFVFWGQRTFIEYLLQSPNAALREHKLPDLLAGRRAGATGLSNAMKFLSGFEPLQIKSRNQGRDKRIDGKLPWVTNLQPGGFDVAAAIEDERGVAFVASLSSDDRGLRRSPDLELMALRGTSTAAIILDDVVISPDRIIHPDAWAWLPTVRPAFLGLQCGMSIGLARRSITEASRGLEAGRDILAEPLKLLAKDLARNKAQLFEGLLDGRFEARPAALFRLRIRLAEIALEAVQLELSAAGGKAYLSQPGREFQRRWREAAFIPVITPSLVQLNTALRAHEQPSAIGEPA
- a CDS encoding EAL domain-containing protein → MNKVTELLTSDSESPELRRLRESNSRQAEQIGQLVQAINNMAQGLCMFDGDQRIIVCNDKYASMYGLDPETVRPGTLRRDMIERLVAGGIRFAGETPESYLRERTEGVERVVDKIHRLADGRIIAVSRRPLSGGGWVATHQDITELKQREASFQLLFDNNPVPMWVCDRATLRCLAVNQAAIDHYGHPRESFLELRLTDLRAVQADGDAEVPSFGTEAERLEHHRKSDGSLIDVSIYARELVYDGVDAVLMSMIDITDRRLAERRIAHLAHHDMLTGLFNRAAFTERLDDLLRQGDKPFALLLVDLDHFKEVNDIFGHVVGDAFLSAVAERLRGPAAGYFLARIGGDEFVIIAEGSQPDTALQLAERLLAISSETLSLQGHEVDIGLSIGIALYPDNGADAVTLIANADAVLYRVKGEGRGSARLFEPDMDHKIHERHALVRELRHAVERDELVLHYQPQIAADGRIAGFEALVRWLHPRHGLLSPGRFIALAEETGLIGDLGEWVLREACREAATWRKPLTVAVNLSPLQFRQKDLFQLIHGVLFESGLPPFRLELEITESVLMNDRMGAISALRQIKALGVQIALDDFGTGYSSLSYLQSFPFDKIKLDAQFVAELGSGPRAATLIRGVIALGHGLDMTMIAEGVETEAQRSFLLSERIDQLQGYLIGRPMPIENYAAIIGLAAAACGMPERTVMA
- a CDS encoding ABC transporter ATP-binding protein, with the protein product MSVSPVLEANAIALNYAGNGPAVLEGFDFALQAGEVVSILGASGVGKSSLLRVMAGLQRPTDGAVLVNGIAVEGAHPRVAIAFQDPSLLPWLTLERNVAFGLDFKHQPELSGDELRRRVDTAIQDVGLVHARRHYPAQLSGGMAQRTALARCLARRPEILLLDEPFGALDEVTRGEMQHLLLAVVRTYRTAAVLITHDIDEALLLSDRVLLLGGAPASEIGAWRIDLPKPREDYVAELGQIRIEILRTLRDTAKRH
- a CDS encoding AAA family ATPase, with protein sequence MTMSDHPSLKIAIAGKGGVGKTTVAAALARAFTQRDLKVLAIDADPDANLASGLPLDRTDLAPAPLAARRDLLRATASQQGALPAGLFLLNPVIDDVPIPTVSWGGRHRLVVLGWTGHGGQGCYCDETAVLKRVLQRIVAEAGEVIIIDGEPGLEHLSRGTLGSVDVLIAVLEPGRRSVQTALTIRSLAEDLGIPHCLPLLSGSHDEVDARQIEQQLGDWPLLGRLPFDAAIARADLDGGLPQFGAAYQDEIDRVVAQLVALDHQPHGAPRFAPRPHTHIGADGRPYTHSHGGASAHDHEHS
- the cooS gene encoding anaerobic carbon-monoxide dehydrogenase catalytic subunit, giving the protein MAKPIEPSTGKSAAKSVKQYKRGFPDKADVLARTPDPGVREMLEHLESCGVDTCFDRFDRQQPGCDFGLEGTCCRICNMGPCRITPKSSQGVCGADQDLMVARNLLRSLAGGVAGHGTRSREVILALKAAARGELPQSLKGEAKIRAVAKSFGLDPGSSLNALAEQIADILLADMARTEPGIHRTMASLAPAERLATWDALDIMPIGSYHEVFEALSRTGVGTDGDWRNVMQQFLRCGLAFSWNSVTGGAIAQDCLYGPPRRSRIKTDFAAIETGTVNIAIHGHSPVLASVLVRLADDPAIEAKARDAGAGGLRFYGICCTGLSVLYREGGVAPLSNAMGAELVLGTGAIDAWVADVQDIYPSIMQVAACFHTTVITTSDSARLPGALHIGFDHAHSNFAEVETMAHRILDVAIATFRRRSAEKVHLPKQGFDAEVGFSAENVIESFGGAAGLLAHLREGRIRGVVNLVGCNNPKVVYEEATVIVARHLLANDVLVLTNGCASFPLLKLGFCRPEALEWSGAASRAALSAAALPPVLHMGECLDNARAVGIFRALADAAGLPLKTMPFAFVSPEWSNEKGIGAALAFRLLGIDSYHCVYGATLGSEKVQHFLEHDTRDLLGAAAIVDTDPEQLARRIVQDLDRRRSTLADD